A DNA window from Flavisolibacter ginsenosidimutans contains the following coding sequences:
- a CDS encoding response regulator gives MNKPVRLVIVDDHAMVRQTWRMVLQRDVRIDVIAECSSGDEAIECAVKVGPDVMLMDINMSPVNGFDATREISQICPAVKIIGTSINNQPAYVRALMQLGAKGYVTKNSPSTEMIEAIIIVSEGGTYICKDVENKMDNKKFT, from the coding sequence ATGAACAAACCCGTTCGTTTGGTTATTGTAGACGATCACGCAATGGTGCGCCAGACCTGGAGAATGGTCTTGCAGAGAGACGTTCGCATTGATGTTATTGCCGAATGTTCCTCCGGTGACGAAGCCATTGAATGTGCAGTAAAGGTTGGCCCCGACGTAATGCTGATGGACATCAACATGAGCCCGGTAAACGGCTTTGACGCAACCCGCGAAATCTCGCAAATCTGCCCCGCCGTTAAAATCATCGGTACGTCCATCAACAACCAGCCGGCTTACGTGCGGGCACTTATGCAATTGGGTGCGAAAGGTTACGTTACCAAAAATTCGCCGAGTACCGAAATGATCGAAGCCATCATCATCGTAAGCGAGGGCGGAACTTACATCTGCAAAGACGTAGAAAATAAAATGGACAATAAAAAATTTACCTAA